In Trichomycterus rosablanca isolate fTriRos1 chromosome 20, fTriRos1.hap1, whole genome shotgun sequence, one DNA window encodes the following:
- the sostdc1a gene encoding sclerostin domain-containing protein 1a isoform X1 — protein sequence MRTNTSDSRNLLVLLLCVLLMTCAGMKNDATEIVYPHIAESPAENPADDAAQNRARTGGGTPGAGVSSENTARERADPGPMGCRELRSTKYISDGQCTSINPIKELVCAGECLPAQVLPNWIGGYTRKQRSRRGSHDWRCVNDKTRTERIQLLCQDGSTRTYKITVVTGCKCKRYLRQHNESAKKSESIAQLPQTHRSKSKRKHRNSKVNGNWHELES from the exons ATGCGCACTAACACATCCGACTCCCGCAACCTGCTGGTTTTACTGCTGTGCGTGTTGCTAATGACCTGTGCGGGGATGAAGAACGACGCTACGGAGATCGTGTACCCGCACATAGCGGAGAGTCCAGCCGAAAACCCCGCGGATGACGCCGCTCAGAACCGCGCGCGGACCGGTGGAGGAACACCGGGCGCCGGTGTGAGCTCAGAGAACACGGCGCGAGAGCGAGCCG ACCCAGGTCCAATGGGCTGCCGCGAACTGCGCTCCACTAAGTACATATCAGATGGCCAATGTACCAGCATCAACCCTATCAAAGAGCTTGTTTGTGCAGGAGAGTGCCTCCCTGCCCAGGTGCTTCCCAACTGGATAGGAGGATACACCAGAAAGCAGAGGAGCCGCCGGGGCAGCCACGACTGGCGTTGTGTCAATGACAAAACCCGCACTGAACGCATTCAGTTGCTCTGCCAGGATGGCAGCACCAGGACCTACAAGATCACAGTGGTGACTGGCTGCAAGTGCAAGCGCTACCTGAGGCAGCACAATGAATCTGCAAAGAAGTCTGAAAGCATCGCACAACTGCCACAGACCCACAGGTCCAAAAGCAAGAGGAAGCACCGGAATAGCAAGGTGAACGGCAATTGGCATGAGCTGGAATCCTGA
- the sostdc1a gene encoding sclerostin domain-containing protein 1a isoform X2 — MRTNTSDSRNLLVLLLCVLLMTCAGMKNDATEIVYPHIAESPAENPADDAAQNRARTGGGTPGAGVSSENTARERAGPMGCRELRSTKYISDGQCTSINPIKELVCAGECLPAQVLPNWIGGYTRKQRSRRGSHDWRCVNDKTRTERIQLLCQDGSTRTYKITVVTGCKCKRYLRQHNESAKKSESIAQLPQTHRSKSKRKHRNSKVNGNWHELES; from the exons ATGCGCACTAACACATCCGACTCCCGCAACCTGCTGGTTTTACTGCTGTGCGTGTTGCTAATGACCTGTGCGGGGATGAAGAACGACGCTACGGAGATCGTGTACCCGCACATAGCGGAGAGTCCAGCCGAAAACCCCGCGGATGACGCCGCTCAGAACCGCGCGCGGACCGGTGGAGGAACACCGGGCGCCGGTGTGAGCTCAGAGAACACGGCGCGAGAGCGAGCCG GTCCAATGGGCTGCCGCGAACTGCGCTCCACTAAGTACATATCAGATGGCCAATGTACCAGCATCAACCCTATCAAAGAGCTTGTTTGTGCAGGAGAGTGCCTCCCTGCCCAGGTGCTTCCCAACTGGATAGGAGGATACACCAGAAAGCAGAGGAGCCGCCGGGGCAGCCACGACTGGCGTTGTGTCAATGACAAAACCCGCACTGAACGCATTCAGTTGCTCTGCCAGGATGGCAGCACCAGGACCTACAAGATCACAGTGGTGACTGGCTGCAAGTGCAAGCGCTACCTGAGGCAGCACAATGAATCTGCAAAGAAGTCTGAAAGCATCGCACAACTGCCACAGACCCACAGGTCCAAAAGCAAGAGGAAGCACCGGAATAGCAAGGTGAACGGCAATTGGCATGAGCTGGAATCCTGA
- the ankmy2a gene encoding ankyrin repeat and MYND domain-containing protein 2a isoform X1, which produces MSAPKKGALTDTEKELLQVIAAGNVQEASRLLGCKDVRVNCLDEYGMTPLMHAAYKGKADMCKLLLQHGADVNCNEHEHGYTALMFAGLSGKTEITRMMLDAGAETDVVNSVGRTAAQMAAFVGQHDCVTVINNFFSRKRLDYYTKPQGLEKEPKLPPKLAGPLHKIIMTTNLNPVKMVMLIKENPLLLDVEALEKCHKVMELICEKCVKQQDMNEVLAMKMHYISCVLQKCGSFLKDQQDKLEGLIKSLLKGRDSDGFPVFQEKFLRECIRKFPYCDATLLQQLVRSIAPVEMGNDPTALSVLTQAITGQVGFMDAEFCTTCGEKGAEKRCSICKMVIYCNQDCQKLHWFTHKKVCKKLQEQRQKHESDSAKRLEKQAKELEEKKASEETSNAMEDLSIEQREVTSMSDTLIKTESAEPIPINAD; this is translated from the exons ATGTCTGCTCCAAAGAAAGGAGCATTAACTGACACTGAGAAGGAGTTACTTCAGGTTATTGCTGCAG GAAATGTGCAGGAAGCCTCAAGGTTGCTCGGCTGCAAAGATGTCAGAGTCAACTGTCTGGATGAG tatGGAATGACCCCCCTTATGCATGCTGCCTACAAAGGCAAAGCAGATATGTGTAAGCTGCTGCTGCAACATGGAGCGGACGTTAACTGCAACGAGCATGAACATGGCTATACTGCTCTTATGTTCGCAGGACTCTCTG GCAAGACTGAGATCACCAGGATGATGCTGGATGCTGGAGCAGAGACAGATGTGGTGAACTCAGTAGGcagaacagcagcacaaatggcTGCTTTTGTTG GGCAGCATGACTGTGTGACTGtcattaataattttttctCCCGGAAGAGACTCGATTATTATACAAAACCACAAGGTTTAGAAAAAGAGCCCAAACTGCCTCCAAAACTGGCTGGACCTTTGCATAAAATCATCATGACCACCAATCTTAACCCTGTCAAG ATGGTGATGCTAATAAAGGAGAACCCTCTGCTTCTGGATGTAGAAGCTCTTGAGAAGTGCCATAAAGTGATGGAGCTGATCTGTGAGAAATGTGTAAAGCAGCAGGACATGAACGAGGTGCTGGCCATGAAGATGCACTACATCAGCTGTGTGCTGCAGAAATGTGGTTCCTTCCTTAAAGACCAACAAGATAAGCTGGAAGGTCTTAttaaaag TCTACTGAAGGGTCGAGACAGCGACGGCTTTCCAGTGTTTCAGGAAAAATTCCTACGTGAATGCATCCGAAAATTTCCTTACTGTGATGCTACTCTGCTGCAGCAGCTTGTCAGAAGTATAGCACCTGTGGAAATG GGCAATGACCCCACAGCTTTGTCAGTTCTTACCCAGGCCATTACAGGGCAAGTGGGCTTCATGGATGCTGAGTTTTGTACCACCTGTGGAGAGAAAGGAGCAGAGAAGAGGTGTTCCATCTGCAAAATG GTGATCTATTGTAACCAAGACTGCCAGAAGCTGCACTGGTTCACCCATAAAAAAGTCTGCAAGAAACTGCAGGAGCAGAGACAGAAGCATGAATCTGATTCAGCCAAACGACTAGAGAAACAGGCCAAAG AGTTGGAGGAGAAAAAAGCATCAGAAGAAACATCAAATGCCATGGAGGATTTGTCTATAGAGCAGAGAGAAGTTACCAGCATGTCAGACACCCTTATAAAAACCGAGAGTGCCGAACCCATTCCAATAAATGCAGACTGA
- the ankmy2a gene encoding ankyrin repeat and MYND domain-containing protein 2a isoform X2 → MTPLMHAAYKGKADMCKLLLQHGADVNCNEHEHGYTALMFAGLSGKTEITRMMLDAGAETDVVNSVGRTAAQMAAFVGQHDCVTVINNFFSRKRLDYYTKPQGLEKEPKLPPKLAGPLHKIIMTTNLNPVKMVMLIKENPLLLDVEALEKCHKVMELICEKCVKQQDMNEVLAMKMHYISCVLQKCGSFLKDQQDKLEGLIKSLLKGRDSDGFPVFQEKFLRECIRKFPYCDATLLQQLVRSIAPVEMGNDPTALSVLTQAITGQVGFMDAEFCTTCGEKGAEKRCSICKMVIYCNQDCQKLHWFTHKKVCKKLQEQRQKHESDSAKRLEKQAKELEEKKASEETSNAMEDLSIEQREVTSMSDTLIKTESAEPIPINAD, encoded by the exons ATGACCCCCCTTATGCATGCTGCCTACAAAGGCAAAGCAGATATGTGTAAGCTGCTGCTGCAACATGGAGCGGACGTTAACTGCAACGAGCATGAACATGGCTATACTGCTCTTATGTTCGCAGGACTCTCTG GCAAGACTGAGATCACCAGGATGATGCTGGATGCTGGAGCAGAGACAGATGTGGTGAACTCAGTAGGcagaacagcagcacaaatggcTGCTTTTGTTG GGCAGCATGACTGTGTGACTGtcattaataattttttctCCCGGAAGAGACTCGATTATTATACAAAACCACAAGGTTTAGAAAAAGAGCCCAAACTGCCTCCAAAACTGGCTGGACCTTTGCATAAAATCATCATGACCACCAATCTTAACCCTGTCAAG ATGGTGATGCTAATAAAGGAGAACCCTCTGCTTCTGGATGTAGAAGCTCTTGAGAAGTGCCATAAAGTGATGGAGCTGATCTGTGAGAAATGTGTAAAGCAGCAGGACATGAACGAGGTGCTGGCCATGAAGATGCACTACATCAGCTGTGTGCTGCAGAAATGTGGTTCCTTCCTTAAAGACCAACAAGATAAGCTGGAAGGTCTTAttaaaag TCTACTGAAGGGTCGAGACAGCGACGGCTTTCCAGTGTTTCAGGAAAAATTCCTACGTGAATGCATCCGAAAATTTCCTTACTGTGATGCTACTCTGCTGCAGCAGCTTGTCAGAAGTATAGCACCTGTGGAAATG GGCAATGACCCCACAGCTTTGTCAGTTCTTACCCAGGCCATTACAGGGCAAGTGGGCTTCATGGATGCTGAGTTTTGTACCACCTGTGGAGAGAAAGGAGCAGAGAAGAGGTGTTCCATCTGCAAAATG GTGATCTATTGTAACCAAGACTGCCAGAAGCTGCACTGGTTCACCCATAAAAAAGTCTGCAAGAAACTGCAGGAGCAGAGACAGAAGCATGAATCTGATTCAGCCAAACGACTAGAGAAACAGGCCAAAG AGTTGGAGGAGAAAAAAGCATCAGAAGAAACATCAAATGCCATGGAGGATTTGTCTATAGAGCAGAGAGAAGTTACCAGCATGTCAGACACCCTTATAAAAACCGAGAGTGCCGAACCCATTCCAATAAATGCAGACTGA
- the tspan13a gene encoding tetraspanin-13a, with protein MFILFVVFIIQFSVSCACLAINKEQQELLLEIGWNKSDSMHLERTLNCCDFSEVNYNEACEAACFEKQLCDPCSVIIQRYADDALRFVGGTSLFFSFTEILCLWLTYRYRNQKDPRLNTRARP; from the exons ATGTTCATCCTTTTCGTGGTATTTATCATACAATTTTCAGTGTCCTGTGCATGCCTGGCCATCAATAAAGAACAACAG GAACTGCTTCTGGAGATTGGATGGAATAAATCTGACTCCATGCATTTGGAGAGAACGCTGAACTGTTGTGATTTTTCTGAGGTCAACTACAATGAAGCATGTGAAGCT GCATGTTTTGAAAAGCAGCTGTGTGATCCATGTTCAGTGATCATTCAGAGGTATGCTGATGATGCATTGCGTTTTGTAGGTGGAACCAGTTTGTTCTTTAGTTTCACAGAG ATTCTGTGTCTATGGCTAACATACAGATACAGGAATCAAAAGGATCCTCGTTTAAATACTCGTGCAAGACCTTAA